The following are encoded together in the Anabrus simplex isolate iqAnaSimp1 chromosome 5, ASM4041472v1, whole genome shotgun sequence genome:
- the LOC136873691 gene encoding SOSS complex subunit B homolog, whose protein sequence is METVHIKDIRPGLKNLNVIFIVLEVGHPTVTKENREVRTCKVADATACINVSIWDDPGKLIMPGDIIRLTKGYASIWRNCLTLYSGKNGDIQKIGEFCMVYNEQLNMSEPNPALAAQLVNQTSGAPNSNNIPGSNNGNSNNGGILSRHSGSVPSSQTPTSQQNSVGPGKGNITNTRFSSDTAGSGKPQAKPNQRGKASHRNGSRGERR, encoded by the coding sequence ATGGAGACAGTGCACATCAAAGATATTCGACCGGGCTTGAAGAACCTCAATGTGATATTTATTGTGCTAGAAGTAGGACATCCTACCGTCACCAAAGAGAATCGTGAAGTTAGAACTTGTAAAGTGGCTGATGCGACTGCTTGTATAAATGTTTCTATATGGGACGACCCTGGAAAGTTAATCATGCCAGGAGATATCATTCGACTGACCAAAGGATATGCTTCAATTTGGCGGAATTGTCTTACTCTTTACTCGGGAAAGAATGGTGATATTCAAAAAATCGGCGAATTTTGCATGGTCTACAATGAGCAATTAAATATGAGTGAACCAAATCCGGCTTTAGCAGCCCAGTTGGTCAATCAAACTTCCGGAGCTCCCAATAGCAATAATATACCAGGTAGCAACAATGGAAACAGTAACAATGGTGGTATTTTGAGTCGGCATTCAGGGAGTGTTCCTAGTTCACAAACTCCTACATCGCAGCAAAATTCAGTAGGGCCCGGAAAAGGAAATATTACCAACACTAGATTTAGTAGTGACACAGCTGGAAGTGGTAAACCTCAAGCTAAGCCTAATCAAAGAGGCAAAGCTAGTCATAGAAATGGGTCTCGAGGGGAAAGGAGGTAG